In Mugil cephalus isolate CIBA_MC_2020 chromosome 20, CIBA_Mcephalus_1.1, whole genome shotgun sequence, the following are encoded in one genomic region:
- the kcnh4a gene encoding potassium voltage-gated channel subfamily H member 4a, giving the protein MPVMKGLLAPQNTFLDSIANHFDGTHSNFLLGNAQGRHGYPIVYCSDGFCELTGFVRTEAMQKTCTCSFLHGAETNENVVQQVDKALEGQQEYQGEVCFYKKNGNPFWCLLDIVPIKNEKGEVVLFLLSFKDVSESHGKSFHYAQGDGASEVAHHSRKSNQTHLSQARERGRTVLHHMSNLFTQRGKRKLTNSVFQKPSLPEYKVAAVKKSRFILLHYSISKALWDWLILLATFYVAVTVPYNVCFVSHDEGADRQSLVSRSTIGSDIAVEMLFILDIILNFRTTYVSRSGQVVYDAQSICLHYCTTWFFVDLIAALPFDLLYAFNITVTSLVHLLKTVRLLRLLRLLQKLDRYSQYSAVVLTLLMSVFALLAHWMACVWYVIGRMEIESSDPITWDIGWLQELGKRLETPYINSTLGGPPMPSAYIASLYFTLSSLTSVGFGNVCANTDAEKIFSICIMLMGALMHAVVFGNVTAIIQRMYSRRSLYHTRMKDLKDFIRVHRLPQQLKQRMLEYFQATWSVNNGINANELLHDFPDELRADIAMHLNKDILQLPVFERASRGCLRSLSLHIKTSFCAPGEYLIRHGDALQANYFVCSGSLEVLKDGMVLAILGKGDLIGADLPEQDQVIKTNADVKALTYCDLQYISVRALRDVLGLYPEYGTRFSTDIHHNLTYNLREGSETDGVSMDHKLPYIIKADDEDYTDNIKYARHKRMPLLQGMGSPVHQPSLSTLLGEELRHINALHLCRSPAQGGRGRSPSPQPFINEELSPSPLPSLTGDPSLNHRPSKLLMPSLPCVSPLNLSPRVVDGIEDNGHTFLFNVEQSESRTNTDRLQVSANLLLETDEVKENISKLNREVTSLNQEVSNMAKELHDIMLFLQSHMTMLHYTPPVSSYSYGLQMVPSPSVTTSGNWQPHVPLNISTGLHLHHEAINHSARNAWGCRGIPSQDRGPTLLHSSSPVSSCLHLCCSDREGAATHRLQSPCGPFQTPRTSPNSPYTSHSHAQGGPSLLTISSAFSSFPVICQATPLVYNTPISTVSGSHPLCSTVNSSYSHPSFSVQASTDPSYNQTKSQTPIHSSITPSGHPQYHTTFSPLTASRVHTSLCTECSQGHQGPISGPRQNVPVGSSPVHQTQAVACSLLEQVNRACAPSLNHERTENIESYGTSGSILDMEEIPH; this is encoded by the exons ATGCCTGTGATGAAGGGTCTCCTCGCTCCACAAAACACCTTCCTGGACTCCATTGCAAACCACTTTGATGGCACTC ACAGTAACTTCCTACTGGGAAATGCTCAGGGTCGTCATGGCTACCCCATCGTCTACTGCTCTGACGGATTTTGTGAGCTGACCGGTTTTGTTCGGACTGAGGCGATGCAGAAAACCTGCACGTGCAGCTTCCTTCATGGAGCGGAGACCAATGAAAACGTTGTCCAACAGGTGGACAAAGCTCTGGAAGGCCAGCAGGAGTACCAGGGAGAAGTCTGCTTTTATAAGAAAAATG GAAATCCATTTTGGTGCCTGCTGGATATCGTACCAATTAAAAACGAGAAAGGTGAGGTGGTGCTGTTCCTGTTATCCTTCAAAGACGTCAGTGAATCACACGGGAAAAGCTTCCACTATGCTCAAGGAGATG GCGCGTCAGAGGTGGCTCACCACAGCAGAAAAAGCAACCAAACACACTTATCCCAAGCTCGGGAGAGGGGGAGAACTGTCCTGCACCACATGAGCAACCTTTTCACCcagagggggaagaggaagcTGACCAAT AGTGTGTTCCAGAAACCATCCCTGCCCGAGTACAAGGTGGCCGCCGTGAAAAAGTCCCGCTTTATCCTGCTGCACTACAGCATCTCCAAGGCCCTGTGGGACTGGCTCATTCTGCTGGCGACCTTCTACGTGGCCGTCACCGTGCCTTACAACGTCTGCTTTGTTAGCCACGATGAGGGCGCTGACCGCCAGTCACTTGTCAGCCGTAGCACAATAGGCAGCGACATCGCAGTGGAGATGCTCTTCATACTTG ACATCATCCTGAATTTCCGCACCACCTATGTGAGTCGGTCAGGTCAGGTAGTGTACGATGCCCAATCCATCTGCCTCCATTACTGTACTACCTGGTTCTTTGTGGATCTGATTGCTGCACTCCCCTTTGACCTCCTCTATGCTTTCAACATCACAGTG ACTTCCCTGGTGCATCTCTTGAAGACAGTTCGCCTGCTGCGTTTGCTGCGTCTTTTACAGAAACTGGATCGTTACTCCCAGTACAGCGCTGTGGTCCTGACTCTGCTCATGTCTGTTTTCGCTCTGCTGGCTCACTGGATGGCTTGTGTCTGGTATGTCATCGGGCGCATGGAGATAGAGAGCAGTGACCCCATTACCTGGGACATAG GCTGGCTTCAAGAGCTGGGGAAGCGCTTGGAGACACCTTACATCAACAGCACCCTGGGGGGTCCCCCCATGCCTAGCGCCTACATTGCTTCCCTCTACTTCACCCTCAGTAGTCTTACCAGCGTTGGCTTCGGTAACGTGTGTGCAAACACAGATGCAGAGAAAATCTTCTCTATCTGCATTATGCTCATGGGAG CCCTGATGCATGCAGTGGTCTTTGGCAACGTGACAGCCATCATCCAGCGCATGTACTCGCGCCGCTCGCTCTACCACACCCGCATGAAGGATCTCAAGGACTTCATCCGTGTGCATAGGCTACCCCAGCAGCTGAAGCAGAGGATGCTGGAGTACTTTCAGGCAACTTGGTCAGTCAACAATGGCATCAATGCCAATGAG CTGTTGCACGACTTCCCAGATGAACTACGAGCTGACATCGCCATGCATTTGAACAAAGACATCTTGCAGCTGCCTGTATTTGAACGAGCCAGCAGAGGGTGTCTACGTTCCCTCTCCCTGCACATCAAGACATCCTTCTGTGCACCAGGGGAGTACCTCATTCGCCACGGAGATGCCCTGCAAGCGAATTATTTCGTCTGCTCAGGTTCCCTGGAAGTTCTGAAAGATGGCATGGTCTTGGCCATCCTGG GCAAAGGTGACCTTATAGGGGCTGACCTCCCAGAGCAGGACCAAGTGATCAAGACCAATGCAGACGTGAAGGCACTGACCTACTGTGACCTGCAGTACATCAGCGTTAGGGCTTTGAGAGACGTCCTTGGGCTGTATCCAGAGTACGGCACTCGGTTCAGCACTGACATCCACCACAACCTCACCTACAATTTAAGAGAGGGCAGTGAAACTGAT GGAGTTTCCATGGACCATAAACTACCCTATATCATTAAGGCAGACGATGAAGACTATACGGACAACATCAAATATGCCCGGCACAAAAGAATGCCTCTACTACAAGGTATGGGCAGCCCTGTCCATCAGCCCAGCCTAAGCACCTTGTTAGGAGAGGAGCTCCGGCACATCAATGCACTCCACCTCTGTCGATCACCTGCTCAGGGAGGTAGAGGTCGCAGCCCTTCTCCTCAGCCTTTCATCAATGAGGAGCTGTCTCCATCTCCTTTGCCTAGTCTCACTGGTGACCCAAGCTTGAACCATCGGCCTTCCAAGTTACTCATGCCGTCCTTACCTTGTGTCAGTCCTCTGAACCTGAGCCCCAG GGTGGTGGATGGAATTGAGGACAATGGTCACACATTTCTATTTAATGTAGAGCAGAGTGAATCAAGGACTAATACAg ACCGGTTACAAGTGAGTGCTAACCTGCTTCTGGAAACAGATGAAGTAAAAGAGAACATCAGCAAACTGAACAGAGAG GTGACCAGTTTGAACcaagaggtgtcaaacatggcCAAGGAGCTCCATGACATAATGCTTTTCCTGCAATCTCATATGACTATGCTCCACTACACACCTCCAGTTTCTTCATATTCTTATGGTTTACAGATGGTCCCCAGTCCTAGTGTGACAACTTCCGGTAACTGGCAGCCTCACGTCCCTTTAAACATATCCACAGGGCTGCACCTTCATCATGAAGCAATTAACCACTCCGCTAGAAATGCATGGGGCTGCAGAGGAATCCCCTCCCAGGATAGAGGTCCGACCTTACTACACTCTTCAAGCCCTGTGTCATCCTGTTTACATCTGTGCTGCTCTGACAGAGAAGGGGCCGCAACTCATAGGTTACAGAGCCCATGTGGCCCCTTTCAAACACCCAGAACAAGTCCAAACTCCCCTTACACGAGCCACTCTCATGCACAGGGAGGTCCGTCCCTCCTGACCATTAGTTCTGCATTCAGTAGCTTCCCAGTAATTTGTCAGGCCACACCGCTGGTCTACAACACGCCTATTTCCACAGTAAGTGGCTCCCACCCCTTGTGCTCCACAGTAAATTCCAGCTACTCCCACCCATCCTTCAGTGTTCAAGCCAGCACTGATCCCTCATATAATCAGACCAAGTCCCAGACACCCATCCATTCCTCCATCACTCCCAGTGGCCACCCACAGTATCACACCACCTTCAGCCCTCTGACCGCCTCAAGAGTCCACACATCACTATGCACAGAGTGCAGCCAAGGCCACCAGGGTCCCATCAGCGGTCCCAGACAGAATGTCCCAGTAGGATCCAGTCCTGTTCACCAGACACAAGCCGTAGCATGTTCTCTGCTGGAGCAGGTCAACAGAGCCTGTGCACCCTCACTGAATCATGAGAGAACGGAAAATATTGAATCTTATGGTACGAGTGGCAGTATTCTGGACATGGAAGAAATACCGCACTAA
- the hcrt gene encoding orexin isoform X2, which yields MSVLRTRQKMSCFPFHVHTAAGMASFNRKVLALALMLLLSQLACDANSTHECCRQPSRSCRLHALLCRSGSRGLGGALTGDAAAGILTLGKRKEDEHRLQSRLHQLLHGSRNQAAGILTMGKRTEERPVEQYFDWVAQEGITSKTHV from the exons ATGTCTGTCCTTCGCACGCGCCAGAAGATGAGCTGTTTCCCGTTCCACGTCCACACAGCCGCTGGCATGGCCTCGTTTAACAGG AAGGTCCTGGCGTTGGCCTTGATGCTGCTCCTGTCCCAGCTGGCTTGCGATGCCAACAGCACGCACGAGTGCTGCAGACAGCCGTCCCGCTCGTGTCGCCTCCATGCGCTGCTCTGCCGCTCCGGCAGCAGAGGCTTGGGGGGAGCCCTCACGGGGGACGCCGCCGCTGGGATCCTCACCCTGGGTAAGCGGAAAGAGGACGAGCACCGCCTGCAGAGCAggctccaccagctcctccatggCTCCAGGAACCAGGCGGCTGGGATCCTGACGATGGGGAAGAGGACCGAAGAGAGGCCCGTGGAGCAGTACTTTGACTGGGTGGCTCAGGAAGGAATTACCAGCAAGACACATGTTTGA
- the hcrt gene encoding orexin isoform X1 — protein sequence MSVLRTRQKMSCFPFHVHTAAGMASFNRQKVLALALMLLLSQLACDANSTHECCRQPSRSCRLHALLCRSGSRGLGGALTGDAAAGILTLGKRKEDEHRLQSRLHQLLHGSRNQAAGILTMGKRTEERPVEQYFDWVAQEGITSKTHV from the exons ATGTCTGTCCTTCGCACGCGCCAGAAGATGAGCTGTTTCCCGTTCCACGTCCACACAGCCGCTGGCATGGCCTCGTTTAACAGG CAGAAGGTCCTGGCGTTGGCCTTGATGCTGCTCCTGTCCCAGCTGGCTTGCGATGCCAACAGCACGCACGAGTGCTGCAGACAGCCGTCCCGCTCGTGTCGCCTCCATGCGCTGCTCTGCCGCTCCGGCAGCAGAGGCTTGGGGGGAGCCCTCACGGGGGACGCCGCCGCTGGGATCCTCACCCTGGGTAAGCGGAAAGAGGACGAGCACCGCCTGCAGAGCAggctccaccagctcctccatggCTCCAGGAACCAGGCGGCTGGGATCCTGACGATGGGGAAGAGGACCGAAGAGAGGCCCGTGGAGCAGTACTTTGACTGGGTGGCTCAGGAAGGAATTACCAGCAAGACACATGTTTGA